TCTTCGTCGCCTCTTTTATTATCTCCTTCACATCAACCACGCTTGCTGACACGCTTCCTTTACTCAACTCTATATTATCTATCACCTTGTTCCTGACATCTAACAGGATTATATTAAAGAACTCCTTCTCTTTATCCCTCAAATAGGGAGCATAGTAATCGCCAACGTATTCAACAACATCCTTCACGGTCCTTATTTTCGTCTTACGCTCGGCTTCTTCCCGCATTAATCTCTTACCAATTTCCAATGCCGCCTTTATCTGTGCCGCCTTCGCTTCTCCAATACCTTCAATTGCCTGCAAATCAGTGATATGTGCGGAATCTATTGCCCTCAAACTACCAAAATGGTTCAATATCCTTCGTGCTAAATCCTCTGCACTCACTCCCTCGCTGCTGCCAGTCCCCAAAATAATTGCTAACAGTTTTGCAGGCGTAAGAGTTTCTGCACCATGCTTTATCAGCATCTCCCTTGGTCTCTCTTCTTTAATCCACTTTTTTATAGGTCTGGTTCTTCTCCGTTTTGCTAATTCCGCTTTTATAATCTCTCTTACACTTTTACAATCGTCTTCGGT
The DNA window shown above is from Methanophagales archaeon and carries:
- the radC gene encoding DNA repair protein RadC encodes the protein MPEERSEIIRFLIEKKAYPRCSKTGKIFFLRRRRDDGFEELKERIIEGLRLKTEDDCKSVREIIKAELAKRRRTRPIKKWIKEERPREMLIKHGAETLTPAKLLAIILGTGSSEGVSAEDLARRILNHFGSLRAIDSAHITDLQAIEGIGEAKAAQIKAALEIGKRLMREEAERKTKIRTVKDVVEYVGDYYAPYLRDKEKEFFNIILLDVRNKVIDNIELSKGSVSASVVDVKEIIKEATKKTASAIIMVHNHPSGDAEPSNDDMEITRRVVEACGLVGIKVLDHIVIGKNKDDYVSFMDRGLIKGV